The genomic window TTCCTGCGCACCCACCACTTCAAGCGGATCCTCCTCCAGAGCCCGAGGCTCGTGGTGGATGCCGCGCGCCTTTCGGCCATCCGCCTGCGCGAAACCGACCCCAAGGCCGAAAGCCCCACGTGGCGCATCGACCGCGTGGAGATCCTGGACGGCCTGGCCCAGGTGGACGAGCCCGCCTGGGGCATCCGCGGCGGCGTCTTCACCTTCAAGGTGGACGGGCGGGGCCGCCTGCCCCGGCAGGAGTGGCTCGACGTGCGCATCCCGCGGGCCGAGTTCGGGGAGGACCCGGACCGCGCCCTGGGCGACGCCTCCCTCAAGTTCCGGCTCACCGACAAGGGGATCGACACCGTCAACGTGCGCGCGCACCTGGGGGACAGCTCCCTGGCGGTGCTGGGCTCGTACGAGTTCAAGACCCAGGCCGTGAAGGCCGAGGCCTCGGGCGGGCTCAACCTGGGCGAGGCCCTGCGCTTCCTGCCCGGAAAACCCGCCCACGCCGCCGGTTTCCTGGACTTCAAGGCCAAGGTCCAGGGTCCGGCCACCACCCCCGTCTGGACCCTGTCGGTGGACGGGCGCCAGCTCCAGGCCAGGAGCACGCCCCTCCACCCCGGCACGCTCCACGTCAACGCCTCCGGCAATCCGGGGCGCATCCGCGTGGAGCGCATCGCCTGGGACTCGGCCGACGGGAAGCTCTCGGGCGAGGGCTCCTGGACCCGCCAGGGCGGCACCACCCTGGAACTGGCCGCCGAAGGCGTCTCCCTGGCTCCCGCGGCCGCCTATGCCCGGTCCGATCTCCTCAAAGGCCTTTCCGCGCGCTTCCGGGGCACGGCCTCCATGGCCACGCCGCCCTGGGTGGCGCCCGACCTGGAGAAGCTGGCCTTCACGGGCAGCGGGCAGTTCACCAAGGACGGCCAGCAGGTGGGGACGATGGAGCTCGCCCTCGCCCACGGCGCGTTCCGGGCCACCTCGCTGGACCTCCAGCTGCCCGGGGCCGGGTTCCGGGGCAGTGCCACGGCCGTCCTCCACCGCCGGGGCCTGGCGCGGATCGAGGCCGAAGGCGAGGTGCGCACCGACGCCGCCGACGTTGCCCAGGCCCTCACCGCCTGGAAGGTCACCGAGCTCGACATGTCCGGCCCCGCCAACGCCCGCGCCACCTTCCAGTGGGACCCCCGCGGCGGGATCCACCTCGACGGCCGGGTGGAGGTGGACGCCCCCCGCTGGCACGGCGCCCACGCCGACCGCATCGCCGCCGACGTGACGCTGTCGGATACCGAGATCCGCATTACCGGCATCGAGCTGGAGAAGGGCGAGGGCCACGGCTACGGCGACATCTGGATCAGCTGGGCCAAGGGCGCCCCCGACGCCGAGGGCATCGACATGTGCTTCCGCGCCTTCCGGCTCCCGGTGGAGGAGGGCCTGCGCGCAGGGGACCAGGGCGACCTGCCCATCACCGGCATCGGCAGCGGCTGGGCTCGCCTTCACGGGCCGCTGAACCGCATCGTCATGGAAGGCCAGGCCGTCGCGGAACAGGGCGTGGTCTACGGGATGAAGGTGCCCGCGGCCTCCGCCTCCTTCGACATGGACATCAACGCCCTCCGCCTGCGCACCACCGACGTGCGGGTCGCCGACAGCCTCGACCACCTCGAAGGCGCCCCGGGCCCCCTGAACCTGAGGGGCTCCATGGACATGGACGCCCACCGGGAGCGCTGGACCGTGGACGTGAAGGGCGACGTGGACACCGGCGTCCTGGGCCTGAAGGGTCCCCTGGTCCAGGGCCGGATCGAAGGCGGCCTCTCCGGCCCCCTCACGGCGCCCCTGGGGCCCTCCCAGGCGCCCGAAGGATCCTTCACCCTCAGCCAGGGCCGGCTGTCCATGGAGGGACGTTCCCTGGAGGGCTTCCAGGCGGGGCTGGCCTTCCGGGACGGGCACCTGGGCGCCCATCTCCTCATGGCGGGCAGGACCGTTCCCCTGGTGACCTTCGAAGGGGAGCAGGTGGGAAAGGGAACGTTGTCGGGGGACATCCGCGTGCACCTGGGGCCCGATTCCGCCGAGACGGGCCCGGTCGCTTCCCGGCTTACGGAGGGCTTCCTCAGGGACGTCAGCCTCGACTACCACGGCCGCGGCGACTGGACCGCCTCGGGGATCCGGTGGCAGGGCGAGCTCCGGAACTTCCTGGGCAGCTTCCAGGGCTTCGAACTGGTCCAGAGCCGCCCGGGCACCTTCAAGGGCGACCTCACCGGCATGGACATGTCGTTGCAGGTCCAGGGCCGCACCGCCGCCGTCCAAGGCAAGCCCCAGCTGGCCACCACCACCATGAGCCTCGGGGGCTGGCTTCCCTTCAGCCCCGAAGGCAAGCTGGACCTCCGGCTGGAGGGGGCCGCGGAGCTCTCCAACCTGAAGGCGATCCTCGACCACACCCTGAACCCCGGCCCGTACAGCCTCATGGCCGACCTGAAGCCCGAGGGCAGCGCCACGTTCAAGCTCGACCTGCTGGGCAAGCCCGCGGAACCGGCCCTGGAGGGCCGCCTCGACCTGCACGGCGGCAGGCTCTCCGCGCGCTCCTACCCCCAGAGCATCGAGAACGTGGACTTCGCGGCCTTCTTCCACGGCCGGGACATCACCATTCCCCAGGACGCGCCCCTGAAGGGGATCATGGCCCAGGGCGCCCTGACCGCCTGGGGCCGGCTCACCTGGGGCTTCCGCGGCCTCACCGACTACGACTTCGGAGCGACCCTGGACAACTTCCAGCTCCGGGACATGCCGGAGGGCTTCGAGATCCAGGGCGGCTTCAACGGAACCCTCCGGGGCAACGACAGGGACGGCGGCCTCCTGAAGGGCACCATCCGCGCCAAGAACATGCTCTACCAGACCGACTTCAACATCACGGACATCCTCCTGGCCACCACCACGGGCGGCTCAGGCCTCCTCACCTCCCTGGACCCCTCCGACCCCCTGGCCCGCATCGACCTGGACCTGGACCTGTTCATGGCGCGCCCCTGGGAGTTCGACACCAACTACCTCAAGCTCCAGGGCCGCCCCGCGGGGAGCTTCAAGATCATGGGCACCCTGGCCCACCCCGGCCTCAAGGGCCGCATGGACCTCCTGCCCGGGGGCCGCCTCACCAACCTCGTGGCCGCCGGCGACCTGGTCCTGGAGCGGGGCTCGGTGGAGTTCACCGATCCCGCGGTGATCAATCCCGTGGTGGACCTCCACGGCCGCATCGAGGTGGACCCCTACCTGGTGACCCTCGACATCAACGGCACGCTGGACGCCATCAGCGTGCACCCCAGTTCCACCCCCGCCCTGCGGCCCGACGAGATCCTGACCATCCTGGTGGACCCGGCCGCCGTGAGCAAGGTGGGGGGATCGCTGGGGGCCTCCTCCACCCAGTCCTCCATGAACACCGGCATCCTGAGCCAGGGCGCGGGCCTGCTCTCCTCCCTCATGCTGGCCAACACCCTCGAGCGCCTGCGAAAGACCCTCACCCTGGACCGGGTGAACTTCTCCCTCCTGGGCGGTCCCAACCTGAGCCTGACCCTGGAGAAGAGCTTCGACATCTTCGGCCACCGCACGCCCCTGATCTACAGCTACAAACAGGAAGGCACCCAGAGCACCGTCAGCGGCAACGTGGAGTGGCGCTTCGGGAACCTGGTCCTCACCCTGGGCGCGCGCCAGATCACCGGTTCCTCCCAGACCCCCGGGGACACCACCGTCCAGGGCGTGCAGCCCTCGGGGGAAATCCGCTACACATGGACACCCAAATGATCCACGTACAAGCATTCGCACGGTACCGTGAGCGCCTCGGATTCCAGTCCAGGGACTTTCCCCTGCCCTCCCCCCCCACGCTGGAGGCCCTCCTGGCCGATCCGGCCCTGGCGGACCTGCCCGCGGACGGACTCTTCGCGGTGAACCGGACCTTCGCGGAACGATCCGCGGTCCTGGCGGACGGCGACGAGGTGGCGCTCTTCCCGCCGGTGAGCGGAGGCTGAAGGCCACCCCCCGCTGTTTTTGCTTCAATTCGTGAGCCCTCGCAATACTATGGAGGTTCAACTCCTTAGCGGACGACGGGATACCCGATGAAGATGCTTCCCCCCCTGATCCTGGCCCTCCTCGTCGCGGGCTGCACGCATTCCGGCAAGCCCACGGCCCCCGCCCAGGTGGGAGTGGCCACCGTGACCCAGCAGGACGTGCCGCTGGTGCGCGAATGGATCGCCAGCCTGGACGGCTTCGTGAACGCCGAGATCCGGCCCCAGGTGGAAGGCTACGTCCTGCGCCAGGTCTACCGCGAGGGTGCCGCCGTGCACCGCGGCCAGACGCTCTTCGAGATCGACCCGAGGGCCTTCAAGGCCGCGTCGGACCAGGCGCGGGCGGCGCTGGCCCGGGACAAGGCGGCCCGGGACAAGGCCCGCCTTGACGTGGACCGCTTCACGCCCCTGGCCGCTCAGAAGGCCATCTCCCAGCAGGAGCTCGACAACGCGCTGTCGTCCCTGCGGCAGGCCCAGGCCGCGGTGGACGCCTCCCAGGCGGCCCTGGACAAGGCTTCGCTCAACGTCGAATGGACGCGCGTGAGCTCGCCCATCGACGGCGTCGCCGGCATCGCCAAGGTGCAGATGGGCGACCTCGTGAACGGGACGCGGGTGATGACCACCGTGTCCACCCTCAACCCGATCAAGGTGTTCTTCAGCGCCACGGAACAGGACTACCGCGACTGGGCCCGGGACTGGGCCAGGGGCGGCGGCAAGGGCAGCCTCGAGCTGGTGCTGTCCGACGGCACCGTCTACCCCAGGCGCGGCGACCCGCTGCTGGCCGACCGGGGCATCGACCCCCGCACCGGCACCATCCTGGTGGCCGGCACCTTCCCCAACCCCGACGGGCTCCTGCGGCCCGGACAGTACGGCAAGGTGCGGGCGGCGGTAGGCCTGGCCCGCAACGCGCTCCTGGTGCCCCAGCGGGCCATCTGGGACCTGCAGGGCACGTCGCAGGTCGCCGTGGTGGGCAGGGACAACAAGGTCGAAATCCGCGTGGTGCAGACCGGGGCCAAGGCGGGCCCGCTGGTCGTCATCGAGAAGGGCCTCAACCCCGGTGAACGGGTGGTGGTGGAGGGAACCCAGAAGGTCGCGAGCGGCCAGCTGGTGACGCCCCTGCCCGGAAAGTAGCCCGTGCCCGAATTCTTCATCAAGCGCCCCATCGTCGCCATGGTCATCGCGGTGATCACCCTCATCGCGGGGCTGGTCTGCATGCGCGGGCTGCCCGTGTCCCAGTTCCCCGAGATCGTCCCGCCCCAGATCCAGGTGTCCACCAACTACACCGGCGCCGACGCCGTCACCATCGAGCAGGCCGTGGCCGCGCCCCTGGAACAGCAGATGAACGGCGTGGACAACATGCTGTACATGCAGTCCACCAACGCGAACGACGGCACCATGAGCGAGCTGGTGACCTTCGACGTGGGCACGGACGTCAACCAGGACCAGGTCAACACCCAGAACCGCGTGGCCCAGGCCCAGCCCTTCCTCCCCGCGGAGGTGAACCAGAGCGGCATGACCATCCGCAAGTCCACGGGAACCGCCCTGCTGCTCATGGCCCTGTACTCCCCCAAGGGCACCTACAGCGCGCTCTTCCTCAGCAACTACGCCACCATCAACCTGGTGGACCCCCTGTACCGGGTGCCCGGCGTGGGCCAGATCAACATCTTCGGCGCGGGCGACTACGCCATGCGGGTGTGGGTCAAGCCCGACCTCATGGCCAAGCTGGGCATCACGGTCGCCGAGGTCAACCGGGCCCTGGCCCAGCAGAACACCGTCAACCCCTCCGGCCAGCTCGGAGGCGAGCCCATGCCCGCGGGCCAGGAGATGACCTACACCGTGCGCGCCCAGGGCCGCCTCCTGGCGCCCGAGGAGTTCACGCAGGTCGTCGTGCGGGCCAACCCCGACGGGTCGGTGGTGCGGGTGGGCGACGTGGCCCGGGTGGAACTGGGCGCCATGTCGTACAAGCAGGTCGGGCGCTTCAACGGCCAGCCCAGCTGCATCGTGGCCGTCTACCAGACCCCGGGCTCCAACGCCCTGGAGGTGGGCAACGCCGTCAAGAAGGAGATGCGCAACCTCCAGGCCCGCTTCCCCGCGGACCTGCAGTTCACCACGTCGGTGGACACCACCCTGCCGGTGAAGGAGGGCATCAAGGAGATCGTCTGGACCCTGGGCGAGGCCATGATCCTGGTCATGCTGGTGGTCTACCTCTTCCTGCAGAACTGGCGCGCCACCCTCATCCCCATGATCGCCGTGCCCGTGAGCCTCATCGGCACCTTCGCGGTGTTCCCGATGCTGGGATTTTCCATCAACACCCTGTCGCTGTTCGGCCTGGTGCTGGCCATCGGCCTGGTGGTGGACGACGCCATCGTGGTGGTGGAGGCGGTGGAGCACCATATCGAGCAGGGCATGAAGCCCCGCGAGGCCACGGTCCAGGCCATGAAGGAAGTGGCGGGCCCCGTGGTGGGCATCGCCCTGGTGCTCTCGAGCGTGTTCATCCCCGTGGCCTTCCTGGGCGGCATCCAGGGCCGGCTCAACAAGCAGTTCGCGGTGACCATCGCCATCTCCGTGCTCATCTCGGCCTTCAACGCGCTATCCCTGTCGCCGGCCCTCTGCGCCCTGATCCTTCGGCCCCGGGAGCAGATGAAGGGGCGCTTCGCGAAGTTCTTCGAGGCCTTCAACGACCAGTTCCACTCGGCCACCAACGGCTACGTGAACTTCTCCCACCGCCTCATCCGCAAGGGGGCCATCCCCCTGGTGGTGCTGGCCGTGTTCGCGGCCATGGACTTCGGGCTGGGCAAGGGCCTGCCGTCGGGCTTCGTTCCCACCGAGGACAGCGGCTACTTCTTCGTGAACTACCAGCTGCCCGCCGGCGCCAGCCTCCAGCGCACCGACGCCGTGGGCCGCAAGGTGGAGAAGATCGTCCTGGAGACCGAAGGGGTGCGCTACATCAGCAACATCATCGGCTTCAGCCTCCTGGCCCGGGTGTCGGCGCCCTACAACGGCTTCGCCTTCGTCACCCTCCAGCCCTGGGACGACCGCAAGGGCCAGCACATGGAGGCCGGGGAGATCCTCAAGCGCCTCAACGGCAGGCTGGCCAAGGAGGTGCCCGAGGCCAACGTCTTCGGCTTCCTCCCCTCGGCCATCCCGGGCCTGGGCGTCTCCAACGGCTTCTCGCTCTGGCTGCAGGACCGCAGCGGCGGCGACCCCGACTACCTGGACCGCAACCTCAAGACCTTCCTGGCGGCGGCCCGCAAGCGGCCCGAGCTCACCGGGGTCAATTCCCAGTATTCCACCGCCGCTCCGCAGATATTTGCCGAGGTGGACCGGGACAAGGCCCTCAAGCAGGGCGTGGCCGTGGCCGACGTGTACCAGACCCTCCAGGCCTACCTGGGCGGGCTCTACGTGAACCAGTTCAACCGCTTCGGCCGCCAGTGGCGGGTCTACCTCCAGGCCGAGGGCCAGGAGCGCCGGGGGGTCGAGGACATCGCGCGCTTCCACGTGCGGGCCGGGGACGGCACCATGGTGCCCCTGAGCGCCCTGGTCACCACCCGGAAGATCCAGGGCCCCGAGTACACGAACCGCTTCAACCTCATGCGCAGCGCCCAGGTGCTGGGCTCGGCGGCGCCGGGCTACAGCTCCGGCCAGGCCATGACGGCCCTGGAGCAGGTGGCGAAGGAGACCCTGCCCCGGGACATGAGCTACGACTGGGCCGACCTCTCCTACCAGGAGAAGAAGGCCGAGGGCACCACGGGCCTGGTGTTCGCCCTGTCCCTGGTGTTCGTGTTCCTGATCCTGGCGGCCCTCTACGAGAGCTGGTCCCTGCCCTTCTCGGTGCTGCTGTCGGTGCCCATCGCCATCTTCGGGGCCTTCTTCGGGCTCTGGGCCCGCAAGTACGACTTCGGCGTGTTCGCCCAGATCGGACTGGTGATGCTCATCGGCCTCTCCGCCAAGAACGCCATCCTCATCGTGGAGTTCGCCAAGGACGAGCTGGAGAAGGGCCGCGACCTCGTGGACGCCGCCCTGGAGGGCGCACGCCTCCGCCTGCGGCCCATCCTGATGACGTCGTTCGCCTTCATCCTGGGCTGCGTCCCGCTGTGGACCGCCTCCGGCTCGGGCGCGGTGTCCCGGCGCATCCTGGGGACGGTGGTGATCGTCGGCATGCTGGCGGCCACCCTCATCGCGGTCTTCATCATCCCGGTGCTCTTCGTCGTGGTGGAACGCCTGGCCACCCGCAAGAAGGGCCTCAACCCCCGCGTCAACCATGACGAGGACGAGGAGGCCCCATGAGCCGCCGCCTGCTGCCCCTCGCCGCGCTGTTCCTGGCCGGCTGCGCCATGGGTCCCAACTACCGCCGCCCCGAGGCCCAGCCCCCCGCCGCCTTCCGGGGCCAGGCCCAGGCCGAGGCCGCGTCCCTGGCCGACCAGCCCTGGTGGGACGTCTTCGGCGACCCCACCCTCAAGGATCTGGTCGCCGAGGCCCTGAAAAGCAATTTCGACGCCCGCACCGCCACCTGGCGCGTGGAGGAGTACCGCGCGCGCCTGGGCATCGAGCGGGCCGGATGGCTCCCCGCCATCGTGCCCGGGGCCTCCTTCAACCGGGGCCGGCAGTCCACCTACTCGGTAAGCGGCCACGACATGGGCCAGGGCTACGACGTGCACGCGGGCGCCTCGTGGGAGCTGGATCTCTGGGGCCGGGTGCGCCGCCTGAACGAAGCCGGCCTGGCCGGGTACCTGGGGGCCCAGGACGCCCGCCGGGGCGTGTACCTCGCCACCCTCGCGACGACCGCCTCGGCCTATTTCGAGCTGCGCGAGCTGGACCACCGCCTGGAGATCGCCCGGTCCACCACCGCGGCCTTCGGGGAGACCTACGACCTCTTCAGCCGCCGCCTCGCGGGCGGCGCCGCGTCGGCCCTGGAGACCGCCCGGGCCCGGGCCGCCCAGGCCTCGGCCGCGGCCTCCATCCCCGGCCTGGAACGCCAGATCCAGGCGCAGGAGAACCTCCTCTGCCTCCTGCTGGGCCGCAACCCGGGGCCCATCCCCCGCGGCGCGGACCTGGCCCTGCAGCCCCTGCCCCCCGCCATCCCCGCGGGCCTGCCCTCGACGCTCCTGGAGCGCCGCCCCGATCTCCGGGAGGCCGAACAGCGCCTGGTGGCCGCCAACGCGGCCGTGGGCGTGGCCAAGGCCAGCCAGTTCCCGGTCTTCAGCCTCACGGGCCTCCTGGGGGGCGTGGCCCCGGAACTGGGCCAGCTCTCCGGCCCCGGCAAGGAGTGGGCGGTGGGCGCGTCCCTGACCGGCCCCGTCCTCCAGGGTTTCCGCCTCCAGCGCCAGAAGGACGCGGCGGTGGCCCAGTGGGAGCAGGCCCGGGTGCGCTGGCAGGCCGCCGTGGCCGGAGCCTTCGGCGAGGTGTCCACGGCCCTGGTGGCCTACGCCAAGCACGCCGAGGCCGAGAAGGAGCTGGCAGGCGCCGTGGAGGCCCTGAAGTCCGCCGTGGCCCTGGCCAACCTCCGCTACACCGCCGGCCTTTCCAACTACCTGGAGGTCCTGGACGCCCAGCAGCAGCTCTTCCCCGCGGAGAACGCCCTCTCCCAGGCGCGGCTCGCGCGGCTCCTGACGATGGTGCAGCTCTACAAGGCGCTGGGAGGCGGGTGGAACCTCGCGGATCCCGGGGCCGTCAAGCCGGGTCCCTGACGCCGCCCAGGGCCGCGGCGAGCATGGCCTTGTCGTTGATGTCGAGCTTCTGGTACACCCGCGCGAGCTGCACCCGCACGGTGTTGGGGGAGCTGCCCAGCTGCCCCGCGATCTCCCGGTAGCTCCGGCCGGTGGCGTAGAGCCGGGCCACCTCGGCTTCGCGCGCGCTCAGGCTGGCCACGGCGCCGCGCTCCCGGGCCTCGCATACGACCTGCTCGCCCCGGCCGGAGAAGTGGAGCTCCACCTGCCGGCCCAGGTAGGGCCCGCCCTCCCGCAGGGACTTCAGGGCCGCGGGGGGCAGGCGGGTATCGGAGAGGTCGCGCCATTCCCGGCGCGCCAGGCCCATGAAGGCCCGGTCGGCGATCTCGAGTACGCCTCCGCGCGAGACCAGCGCCAGGCTGCGGCGCCCATCCGGCGGCGCATGCAGATCCAGCACCCGGGCCCGGTTCAGGTCCAGGGCGCAGGCGAGGTGCCGCCAGGCCGCGGCCATGCGCTGCTCCTCGCACGCGTCGAAGGCCTTGCGGATGCCCCGGTAGAGTACCACCCATCGCAGCCGGCGGTGGTCGGGCTGGTCATCGCCCACGAGGAGGAGGTGGCGGAGGTCGTACGCCTTCGAATACGCAGCCAGCGGCTGGTTCTCCTTGCCCCGGTACCGGTCCTGGGTGTCCACGTTCTGGATGACCCCCGGCCTGTTCACGAAATGCCGCGTCACGGGATCGAAGCGGGACAGCTCGGCGTACCTCGGGAGAAGGGCCTGGTCGCGGTTGTAGACGCAGACGCCGTCCATGCGGATCTCGCCCGAGGCGGGCTCGCCGAAGCCGAACACGGCGCCGTCGAACTCGATCCAGTCGCGGAGAAGGTCCAGCGCCCGCCGCGGGAACTCGTCGGCGGGCGCCGACGAGGCCAGGCGGTACAGGCGTGTCAAATCGGCGACGAAGGCATCCATGGCCTACCCGGAACAAAGCAGCCCGGCCCGCGGGGGCGAGGCCGGCAACGCACATTCATTTCCCCGTGAAATCCTGAATGAATCTAGCAGGGGGCCAAATTAGCAGCAAATAGTACATTTGCATTATTACGTCGCTTTCCACCGGGCTCCATACTTCGTCCAAGGCTCCAGATCCCCTCTCATTCCAGGCCATCCGTGGCAGGCCCGGGGCCTGCCGGCCACGCATCCAGGAGGACACCATGAATATAAGATTTTTCGGTTGTTTGGCCCTGACCCTGGCCCTGCTCCTGCCAGGGTGCAAGGGGTCGGACGGGCCCATGGGACCGACCGGCGCCAGCGGCACCAACGGCACCAACGGAACCAACGGGACCAACGGCACCAACATCGGGACCATCGGCGAGGGCGCGGTGGTCGTGGCCGGCGTCCTGCCTGCGGATCCCCAGGAGAGCATCTACGTGCGCAAGGTCGGGCACGGCCCCCAGACCATCGTGCTGGTGCCCGGCAACAACACCTCGGGCGCCATCTTCGAGGGCATGCTGGACCACTTCAGGTCGAACATGGACCTGAACGACGCCTACACGGTGTACACGTTCGACTACCGCGGCAGCGGCCACTCCAGCTACAACAGGAAGATCACCGGCCTCCGGGATTTCGCCCTGGACTTCGAGAAGGCCATGGGCCAGCTCACGGGCTTCCCCGCCTCCGGCGTGACGCTGGTGGGCTATTCCATGGGCTTCGGCGTCGCCCTGGAGATGGTGATCGCCAACCCGGCCCGCTACGCCAACGTCGTCAGCCTCACGGGCATCGGCACGCGCGGCGTGCGGGTCAGCTTCAACGCGGGCCAGGCCGGAACGGATTCCACCGGCAAGGTCTGGGCGGCCGGCGACTGGGTCACCGTCACCAACGACACCGCCGGCATGGTCGGGGCCGGCTTCCAGCAGCGCTCCTGGCAGGGCGACCAGCGCACCTTCGCCAACATCCAGGCCACCTGGAACCTGGTGGTCTTCGAGGACATCCTCAAGTACGACATCACCAAGGCCTTCACGCCCGGGGCCGTGACCGACACCACGTTCACCACCGACCTGAACTACACCAACGCCCTGCTGGACGGCCTCACCATCCAGTACATGCCCGAGTCGCTGTACTTCAGCCACAAGTTCAACGTCTCGCCCCTGAACGTCGTCAACACCGCGGCCAACGCCGACGGCACCACCGTCACGATCCCCGGCGACGGGCGCCTGGGCACCCTCCTCACCGGGAAGAAGACGCTGCTGGTCAAGGCCGTCACGGATTTCGCGAACTGGCGGGGCGACCAGGTGATCTACGACAACTACACCGCGACCACGAAGTACGACCTCAAGCATGCCGGCGCCACCTGCAGCGCGGTCATGATCGACGCCAACCAGGGCTACGACCACGGGTTCCCCGTCGCCCACCCCCTGGAGGTGGTGCGCCTCCTCGACACCTTCATCAAGGGCAACCTCACCCCGGCCACCGCCTCCGCGGCGCTGGGCGGCGCGACCCTCACGCTCTATCCCACGACGGAGACCACCTGGGAGACGGCCACGTTCACGGGATTCTAGACATCATGGATTGGCCCCGCATCCGATGAGGGGCCAATACATGATGTCCAGTTCCGGCGCCCGTTCCCGTCGGGGAACGGATATTCCATGTGGCGGGCCGTGGCGCGAGCCACGGCCTCGCCGTGGAAGCGCTGCACGATGCGCAGCGCAAGGTCGATGCCCGCGGCGATCCCCGCCGAGGTCATCACCCGGCCCTCGTCGACCACATTCGAGGCCTCGTCCACCGCGACGTCCGCAAAGAGCTCCCGCATCAGCCCGAGGGAGCGCCAGTGGGTCGTGGCCCGCAGCCCCGCCAGCAGCCCCGCCTTGCCCAGCACCAGGGCCCCGGTGCACACCGAGGCCACCAGGGCGCACCGCTCCGCCTGGGCGCGGACGAAGGCCAGGAGCGGCTCGTTCAGCATCTCCCTGCGGGTCCCCATGCCGCCCGGAACCAGAAGGATGTCCAGGGGCGGGCAGTCCGCGAAGGTGGCCGCGGGGATCACCCGCATGCCCCCGGACGTGGTGACGGCCTCCGGCGTCCCGGCCACCAGC from Geothrix sp. 21YS21S-2 includes these protein-coding regions:
- a CDS encoding DJ-1/PfpI family protein; this translates as MDRRLVGILIFNDVEVLDFCGPFEVLSVTRLDEARRREEPSPFEVVLVAGTPEAVTTSGGMRVIPAATFADCPPLDILLVPGGMGTRREMLNEPLLAFVRAQAERCALVASVCTGALVLGKAGLLAGLRATTHWRSLGLMRELFADVAVDEASNVVDEGRVMTSAGIAAGIDLALRIVQRFHGEAVARATARHMEYPFPDGNGRRNWTSCIGPSSDAGPIHDV
- a CDS encoding alpha/beta fold hydrolase; its protein translation is MNIRFFGCLALTLALLLPGCKGSDGPMGPTGASGTNGTNGTNGTNGTNIGTIGEGAVVVAGVLPADPQESIYVRKVGHGPQTIVLVPGNNTSGAIFEGMLDHFRSNMDLNDAYTVYTFDYRGSGHSSYNRKITGLRDFALDFEKAMGQLTGFPASGVTLVGYSMGFGVALEMVIANPARYANVVSLTGIGTRGVRVSFNAGQAGTDSTGKVWAAGDWVTVTNDTAGMVGAGFQQRSWQGDQRTFANIQATWNLVVFEDILKYDITKAFTPGAVTDTTFTTDLNYTNALLDGLTIQYMPESLYFSHKFNVSPLNVVNTAANADGTTVTIPGDGRLGTLLTGKKTLLVKAVTDFANWRGDQVIYDNYTATTKYDLKHAGATCSAVMIDANQGYDHGFPVAHPLEVVRLLDTFIKGNLTPATASAALGGATLTLYPTTETTWETATFTGF
- a CDS encoding LuxR C-terminal-related transcriptional regulator, with amino-acid sequence MDAFVADLTRLYRLASSAPADEFPRRALDLLRDWIEFDGAVFGFGEPASGEIRMDGVCVYNRDQALLPRYAELSRFDPVTRHFVNRPGVIQNVDTQDRYRGKENQPLAAYSKAYDLRHLLLVGDDQPDHRRLRWVVLYRGIRKAFDACEEQRMAAAWRHLACALDLNRARVLDLHAPPDGRRSLALVSRGGVLEIADRAFMGLARREWRDLSDTRLPPAALKSLREGGPYLGRQVELHFSGRGEQVVCEARERGAVASLSAREAEVARLYATGRSYREIAGQLGSSPNTVRVQLARVYQKLDINDKAMLAAALGGVRDPA
- a CDS encoding efflux transporter outer membrane subunit produces the protein MSRRLLPLAALFLAGCAMGPNYRRPEAQPPAAFRGQAQAEAASLADQPWWDVFGDPTLKDLVAEALKSNFDARTATWRVEEYRARLGIERAGWLPAIVPGASFNRGRQSTYSVSGHDMGQGYDVHAGASWELDLWGRVRRLNEAGLAGYLGAQDARRGVYLATLATTASAYFELRELDHRLEIARSTTAAFGETYDLFSRRLAGGAASALETARARAAQASAAASIPGLERQIQAQENLLCLLLGRNPGPIPRGADLALQPLPPAIPAGLPSTLLERRPDLREAEQRLVAANAAVGVAKASQFPVFSLTGLLGGVAPELGQLSGPGKEWAVGASLTGPVLQGFRLQRQKDAAVAQWEQARVRWQAAVAGAFGEVSTALVAYAKHAEAEKELAGAVEALKSAVALANLRYTAGLSNYLEVLDAQQQLFPAENALSQARLARLLTMVQLYKALGGGWNLADPGAVKPGP